A stretch of Malus sylvestris chromosome 11, drMalSylv7.2, whole genome shotgun sequence DNA encodes these proteins:
- the LOC126591080 gene encoding uncharacterized protein LOC126591080, with translation MDPSPVRTTPPLEEEDEWDTDGFVIPSLVIEEQDSSNHNAPTVEASKPPSPKAKKEERIYLGPHGAPPSQSKQQEVNPSSRKQKFKQKLKEADKKSTRTGRENKLENLRELVGGKGSSSMAKGSNRDWLDPHCHESQFEKWNTQ, from the exons ATGGACCCTTCTCCAGTGCGAACCACTCCACCTctcgaagaagaagatgagtggg ACACTGATGGATTTGTGATTCCGAGCTTGGTGATTGAAGAGCAAGATAGCAGTAATCACAATGCTCCAACAGTAGAAGCTTCAAAACCACCATCTCCAAAG GCCAAAAAAGAAGAGAGGATCTATTTAGGACCGCACGGGGCTCCTCCTTCGCAATCAAAGCAGCAAGAGGTAAACCCTAGTAGCCGTAAGCAGAAGTTCAAGCAGAAACTGAAGGAAGCAGATAAGAAAAGTACCAGGACAGGCCGAGAGAATAAGTTGGAGAATCTGAGAGAGCTTGTGGGTGGGAAAGGAAGCAGCAGCATGGCAAAGGGTTCTAACAGGGATTGGTTAGACCCACACTGTCACGAGTCTCAGTTTGAGAAGTGGAACACCCAGTGA